The proteins below come from a single Crossiella sp. CA-258035 genomic window:
- a CDS encoding glucose 1-dehydrogenase: MTLPDLSGTVALITGAAGGLGHGLARRFAEAGAAVAVHYRTSVTQAHALVAELQDRGTNALALPADLLSPDQVRHLVESTVDHFSRLDTLVNNAAVQPVQPLPEMTFDQWREVLDTNLDAVFLTTSTAVRRMDPGSSVVNIASIEGSQPAFGHAHYSTAKAALLMHTRTAALEYGPLGIRVNAVSPGLLHREGLETQWPEGVERWHRAAPLGRLGQPEDVGNACVFLASPLASWITGQNLVVDGGMSTHPNW, translated from the coding sequence GTGACCCTCCCCGACCTCTCCGGCACCGTCGCCCTGATCACCGGCGCGGCCGGCGGCCTCGGCCACGGCCTGGCCCGCCGCTTCGCCGAGGCGGGCGCCGCCGTGGCCGTGCACTACCGCACCAGCGTCACCCAGGCGCACGCCCTGGTCGCCGAGCTCCAGGACCGCGGCACGAACGCGCTGGCCCTGCCCGCCGACCTGCTCTCCCCCGACCAGGTCCGGCACCTCGTCGAGTCCACAGTGGACCATTTCAGCCGACTGGACACCCTGGTCAACAACGCCGCCGTGCAACCGGTGCAGCCGCTGCCAGAGATGACCTTCGACCAGTGGCGCGAGGTGCTGGACACCAACCTGGACGCGGTCTTCCTCACCACCAGCACCGCCGTCCGCCGGATGGACCCCGGCTCCTCGGTGGTCAACATCGCCTCGATCGAAGGCAGCCAACCGGCTTTCGGCCACGCGCACTACAGCACCGCCAAGGCCGCCCTGCTCATGCACACCCGCACCGCCGCGCTGGAGTACGGCCCGCTGGGCATCCGGGTCAACGCGGTCAGCCCCGGCCTGCTGCACCGCGAGGGCCTGGAAACCCAGTGGCCGGAGGGCGTCGAACGCTGGCACCGCGCCGCTCCCCTGGGCCGCCTCGGTCAGCCGGAGGACGTGGGCAACGCCTGCGTGTTCCTGGCCTCGCCGCTGGCCTCCTGGATCACCGGGCAGAACCTGGTGGTCGACGGCGGCATGTCCACCCACCCGAACTGGTAA
- a CDS encoding cupin domain-containing protein has translation MLTPEQIIAELGLQPLPVEGGYWAQTWRTEQGTGIYYLMTGGNFSALHRLAHPEVFSYHAGSPARMLLLHPDGRVQRPVLGLDLAAGQRPQVVVPAGTWQASEPVGEWSLLGTFMAPPYTDDVVDFPVGDELALSYPDHAEEIRRLSPK, from the coding sequence GTGCTCACACCGGAACAGATCATCGCCGAGCTCGGCCTCCAGCCGCTGCCCGTGGAGGGCGGCTACTGGGCGCAGACCTGGCGCACCGAGCAGGGCACCGGCATCTACTACCTGATGACCGGCGGCAACTTCTCCGCCCTGCACCGCCTGGCCCACCCCGAGGTGTTCAGCTACCACGCCGGTTCGCCCGCGCGGATGCTGTTGCTGCACCCGGACGGGCGGGTGCAGCGGCCGGTGCTGGGGCTTGACCTGGCGGCCGGGCAGCGGCCGCAGGTGGTGGTTCCGGCGGGCACCTGGCAGGCGAGTGAGCCGGTGGGCGAGTGGTCGCTGCTGGGCACGTTCATGGCCCCGCCGTACACCGACGACGTAGTGGACTTCCCGGTCGGGGACGAGCTGGCACTGTCCTATCCGGACCACGCCGAGGAGATCCGCAGGCTGTCGCCGAAATGA
- a CDS encoding class I SAM-dependent methyltransferase has protein sequence MGRSFEELVAEADSVPVDGWDFSWLDGRATEQRPSWGYQRSMGERMAGAEVALDIQTGGGEVLAGVPRLAERTFATESWEPNLAKARALLEPRGAQVLLDADEPPLPFEDNTFDLVVSRHPVTVWWAEIARVLAPGGTYFSQQVGPASVFELVEFFLGPQPEEVRNGRHPEAARAAAEAAGLQVLDLRMESLRTVFHDIGAVVYFLRKVIWMVPGFTVAEYLPDLRRLHERIESEGSFLAHTTRFLIEARKPLS, from the coding sequence ATGGGCAGGAGCTTCGAGGAACTGGTGGCCGAGGCCGACTCGGTGCCGGTCGACGGCTGGGACTTCTCCTGGCTGGACGGCCGCGCCACCGAGCAGCGGCCCTCCTGGGGCTACCAGCGGTCCATGGGCGAACGCATGGCCGGGGCCGAGGTCGCGCTGGACATCCAGACCGGCGGCGGCGAGGTGCTGGCCGGGGTGCCGCGGCTGGCCGAGCGGACCTTCGCCACCGAGTCCTGGGAGCCGAACCTGGCCAAGGCCCGCGCGCTGCTGGAACCCCGGGGCGCGCAGGTGCTGCTGGATGCCGACGAGCCGCCGCTTCCGTTTGAGGACAACACTTTCGACCTGGTGGTCAGCCGTCATCCGGTGACCGTGTGGTGGGCCGAGATCGCCAGGGTGCTGGCGCCCGGCGGCACCTACTTCTCCCAGCAGGTGGGGCCGGCCAGCGTGTTCGAGCTGGTGGAGTTCTTCCTCGGGCCGCAGCCGGAAGAGGTGCGCAACGGGCGGCATCCGGAGGCGGCGCGCGCGGCGGCCGAGGCTGCCGGACTTCAGGTGCTGGATCTCCGGATGGAGTCGTTGCGCACCGTCTTCCACGACATCGGTGCGGTGGTCTACTTCCTGCGCAAGGTGATTTGGATGGTGCCCGGGTTCACGGTCGCCGAATACCTGCCGGACCTCCGGCGACTGCACGAACGGATCGAGTCCGAGGGCTCATTCCTGGCGCACACCACCCGTTTTCTGATCGAGGCGCGGAAACCGCTCAGTTGA
- a CDS encoding LuxR C-terminal-related transcriptional regulator, which translates to MMLQTSQAQRPAGLPEDLLDPQARALLSLMCSGCTDESIARQLGISPRTVLRRIRTLMDRAGCTTRFQLGCHAERRGWLN; encoded by the coding sequence ATGATGTTGCAGACGAGTCAGGCCCAGCGTCCGGCTGGGCTGCCCGAGGACCTGCTCGATCCCCAGGCGCGGGCCCTGCTGTCGCTGATGTGCTCCGGCTGCACGGACGAGTCGATCGCCCGCCAACTGGGCATCAGCCCCCGGACCGTGCTGCGGCGGATCCGGACCCTGATGGACCGGGCCGGCTGCACGACCCGGTTCCAGCTGGGTTGCCACGCCGAACGCAGGGGCTGGCTCAACTGA